Proteins encoded within one genomic window of Flavobacterium sp. NG2:
- a CDS encoding isocitrate lyase/phosphoenolpyruvate mutase family protein yields the protein MKTQFEKAELFKKLHEDKSTFIIPNPWDVATTKIVENLGFKALATSSAAIAFSEGVSDNQLPLDNVLQYLEKISRATNLPVSADLGNGFYDEPKKIFDTIKLAANTGIVGASIEDVKNNESYSIEFSAERITAATEAIASLDFPFLLTARADNYTIGKTDLKDTIKRLQAYQSAGADVLFAPGIKSIKDIQSILHEIDKPLNVMMGLKDCHLDFESLSKIGVKRISLGASLYRHAMTSFIETVKSLNQNGKFDFAQTAISSDALNELLNI from the coding sequence ATGAAAACACAATTTGAAAAAGCGGAACTTTTTAAAAAACTCCATGAGGATAAATCCACGTTCATAATTCCAAATCCCTGGGATGTAGCCACAACGAAAATAGTAGAGAATTTAGGCTTCAAAGCATTAGCTACATCGAGTGCAGCGATAGCTTTTAGCGAAGGAGTTTCAGACAATCAATTACCGTTAGATAATGTGCTACAGTACCTTGAAAAAATTTCTAGAGCAACTAATTTACCTGTATCAGCTGATTTAGGGAATGGGTTTTATGATGAACCTAAAAAGATTTTTGACACAATCAAATTAGCTGCAAATACAGGTATCGTAGGTGCTTCAATTGAAGATGTAAAGAATAACGAGAGCTATTCGATTGAATTTTCTGCTGAACGAATTACCGCTGCAACTGAAGCCATAGCAAGTTTAGATTTTCCTTTTTTATTAACTGCTCGCGCAGATAATTATACTATTGGCAAAACTGACTTAAAAGATACAATTAAACGATTACAAGCGTACCAAAGTGCAGGTGCTGATGTTCTTTTTGCACCAGGTATTAAAAGTATAAAAGACATTCAATCTATACTGCATGAAATAGACAAACCATTAAATGTAATGATGGGGTTAAAAGATTGCCATCTTGATTTTGAGAGTTTATCAAAAATAGGTGTAAAAAGAATTAGCCTTGGAGCTTCCCTGTATAGACATGCAATGACGTCATTCATCGAAACAGTAAAAAGTTTAAATCAAAATGGAAAATTTGATTTTGCGCAAACAGCAATTAGTTCGGATGCACTTAATGAATTATTAAATATTTAA
- a CDS encoding DinB family protein: protein MNKENIIIKLRDNHSDFWKTASNHEDKNSSTDGKWTVNENVDHINKSISILINFLSTPKPMLESRFGLNDGKSISYEALVEKYHLAIKNGVKSPPPLLPSTDLNHEELIKGGNKLVKDLIHSLNNWSEKELDQYLCPHPALSLISVREVLYFTMYHVEHHHQMIKRISINRFNYENTI, encoded by the coding sequence ATGAATAAAGAAAACATCATTATCAAACTTAGAGATAATCATTCTGATTTTTGGAAAACAGCTTCTAATCATGAAGATAAGAATAGTTCAACTGATGGTAAATGGACAGTTAACGAAAATGTGGATCATATCAATAAGTCAATTTCAATATTGATAAACTTTCTATCAACTCCTAAACCAATGTTAGAATCAAGATTTGGATTGAACGATGGAAAATCCATCAGTTACGAAGCTCTTGTGGAAAAATACCATTTGGCAATAAAGAATGGAGTCAAGTCACCTCCACCTTTATTACCCAGTACAGATTTAAACCACGAAGAACTAATCAAAGGCGGAAATAAATTAGTAAAAGATTTAATACATTCACTCAACAATTGGAGCGAAAAAGAATTAGACCAGTATCTGTGTCCTCATCCCGCACTCTCTTTAATCAGTGTCCGAGAGGTTTTGTATTTCACAATGTATCACGTAGAACATCATCATCAAATGATTAAAAGAATTTCAATTAATCGTTTCAACTATGAAAACACAATTTGA
- a CDS encoding DUF1572 domain-containing protein — protein MDTNYLDSVIKQFEYYKMLGDKTFAQIPDEKLFWKYNNESNNIAIIVKHLSGNMLSRWTDFLTSDGEKDWRNRDAEFENDIQTKEELIEVWNRGWDCLFSTLKSLTARDLNTIIYIRNQGHTTLEAINRQLAHYPYHIGQIVFLGKMICDDKWVSLSIPKGNSKTYNAEKFSKPKHNEHFTNEYLIKNKENE, from the coding sequence ATGGATACAAATTATTTAGATAGCGTTATAAAACAATTTGAATACTATAAAATGTTAGGGGACAAAACCTTTGCGCAAATCCCTGACGAAAAATTATTTTGGAAGTACAACAATGAAAGCAACAATATCGCCATAATAGTTAAACATCTTAGCGGAAATATGCTTTCACGTTGGACAGATTTTCTTACTTCAGATGGTGAGAAAGATTGGCGCAACCGTGATGCTGAATTTGAAAATGATATTCAAACAAAAGAAGAATTAATTGAAGTTTGGAATCGTGGCTGGGATTGTCTTTTTTCAACATTAAAAAGCCTAACTGCTAGAGATTTAAATACAATTATTTACATCCGAAATCAAGGGCATACAACTTTAGAAGCTATCAATCGCCAATTAGCACATTATCCTTATCATATAGGACAAATAGTTTTTCTAGGTAAAATGATATGTGACGATAAATGGGTTTCTCTTTCCATCCCAAAAGGCAATTCAAAAACTTATAATGCGGAAAAATTTTCAAAGCCCAAACATAATGAACATTTTACAAATGAATATCTAATTAAAAATAAGGAAAATGAATAA
- a CDS encoding antibiotic biosynthesis monooxygenase — protein sequence MKQVLIIHEVQDYKVWKQIFDNASDIRKKAGEISYQVLKYENEPNKIVHYSVWSSIENAKKFFESPELIEIRKQAGVKSPDFIYLEELEAGVL from the coding sequence ATGAAACAGGTACTAATTATACACGAAGTTCAAGATTACAAAGTTTGGAAACAAATATTTGACAACGCTTCTGACATCAGAAAAAAAGCGGGTGAAATCTCCTATCAAGTTCTTAAATACGAGAACGAACCAAATAAAATTGTTCACTATTCGGTCTGGTCCTCAATTGAAAATGCAAAGAAATTCTTTGAATCACCAGAATTGATTGAAATTCGAAAACAAGCAGGAGTAAAATCACCTGATTTTATATATTTAGAAGAGTTAGAAGCAGGTGTGTTATAA
- a CDS encoding TetR/AcrR family transcriptional regulator: MISKAERTKQLIIEKTAPIFNAKGFVGTSMHDITEATGLTKGSIYGNFENKDEVALAAFDYNHNEIIAYLRKRIEARTNTIDRLLVYPETYKIFLELPILKAGCPILNTATEADDTHPLLKVKVINALKNWKKAIEKMIERGIERQEVKSTTNASDFAFIMMSLIEGAMMQAKVTGDPEVLKVSMSYLEKLINELKP, encoded by the coding sequence ATGATTTCAAAAGCAGAACGTACCAAACAATTAATAATAGAAAAAACAGCTCCTATATTCAACGCTAAAGGATTTGTAGGTACTTCTATGCATGATATCACAGAGGCTACAGGTCTCACAAAAGGTAGTATTTATGGCAATTTTGAAAATAAGGATGAAGTAGCATTAGCAGCATTTGACTATAACCATAATGAGATTATTGCATACTTACGTAAAAGGATTGAAGCAAGGACAAATACGATAGATCGGTTGTTAGTATATCCTGAAACATATAAAATATTTTTAGAATTACCTATTTTAAAAGCTGGCTGTCCAATTTTAAATACCGCTACCGAAGCTGATGATACACATCCACTTCTAAAAGTAAAGGTCATTAATGCTTTAAAAAATTGGAAGAAAGCAATAGAAAAAATGATAGAAAGAGGTATTGAGCGACAAGAAGTAAAAAGTACTACCAATGCGAGTGATTTTGCTTTTATTATGATGTCTTTAATTGAAGGAGCTATGATGCAAGCCAAAGTTACAGGGGATCCCGAAGTACTTAAAGTAAGTATGTCCTATTTAGAAAAATTAATTAACGAATTGAAACCTTAA
- a CDS encoding dihydrofolate reductase family protein translates to MRKLSLFIATSLDGYIAKPNDDLSFLKIVEKEGEDYGYAEFTATIDTIIIGRKTYDYVVKEIGASHYDNGKRDVYVITRTRRSDIGKVKFYTGVLNELVKKLKNETGKTIYCDGGAEIINELLKNDLIDELIISVIPILLGNGTRLFKDGRPEQILEFVTAKTFDTGLTQLHYKRKK, encoded by the coding sequence ATGCGAAAATTATCACTCTTCATTGCCACAAGTTTAGATGGTTATATTGCCAAACCAAATGATGACTTAAGTTTTTTAAAAATAGTAGAAAAAGAAGGAGAGGATTATGGTTATGCTGAATTCACAGCAACTATTGACACTATTATTATTGGGAGAAAAACATATGATTATGTCGTTAAGGAAATTGGTGCTTCACACTATGATAATGGAAAAAGAGACGTTTATGTAATTACAAGAACAAGAAGGTCTGATATTGGTAAAGTAAAATTTTACACAGGGGTGTTAAATGAATTAGTAAAAAAACTTAAAAATGAAACTGGCAAAACTATTTACTGCGATGGTGGAGCTGAAATCATTAATGAGCTTTTAAAAAATGATTTGATTGATGAACTCATTATTTCAGTTATTCCAATTTTATTAGGCAACGGAACACGATTATTTAAAGACGGAAGACCTGAGCAAATACTTGAATTTGTGACGGCAAAAACGTTTGATACGGGCTTGACACAATTACATTACAAACGCAAAAAATAA
- a CDS encoding VOC family protein produces the protein MKTYKPENYNSLSPYLIVDDAQKLVDLLKAVFNATEFRRFDRENGTIAHVELKLDDSILMISNSTPEYPANKTMLHMYVADVFETFDKAIENGCEIIEKPINKPNDPDTRGAFYDFAGNYWAVSMQTN, from the coding sequence ATGAAAACGTATAAACCCGAAAATTATAATTCACTTTCACCCTATTTAATTGTTGATGATGCACAAAAATTGGTTGACTTGCTCAAAGCCGTATTTAATGCAACTGAATTTAGAAGATTTGATCGTGAAAACGGAACTATTGCACATGTGGAACTCAAATTAGACGATAGTATTCTAATGATTAGCAACAGCACACCAGAGTATCCAGCAAACAAAACGATGCTTCATATGTATGTTGCCGATGTTTTTGAAACTTTTGACAAAGCCATCGAAAACGGTTGTGAAATAATCGAAAAACCGATCAACAAACCCAACGATCCGGATACAAGAGGTGCTTTTTACGACTTTGCAGGGAATTATTGGGCTGTAAGTATGCAGACAAATTAA
- a CDS encoding NAD(+)--rifampin ADP-ribosyltransferase, with amino-acid sequence MGDLLIAGGKSNYKSELQMNHICFTALVNGAGLAAALAKGDGNERVYIVEPTGIYENDPNLTDKKFPGNPSRSYRSEAPLKIVGEVTEWVKQSPEDIKKFREKLENNKGEIIN; translated from the coding sequence ATTGGCGATTTATTAATTGCAGGTGGGAAATCCAATTACAAATCCGAACTACAAATGAATCATATATGTTTTACCGCTTTGGTGAATGGAGCTGGACTTGCAGCAGCCTTAGCCAAAGGCGATGGAAATGAAAGAGTTTATATTGTGGAACCTACTGGAATTTATGAAAACGACCCGAATTTGACAGACAAGAAATTCCCTGGTAATCCTTCACGTTCCTATCGTTCGGAAGCTCCTCTAAAAATCGTTGGAGAAGTCACCGAATGGGTAAAGCAGTCCCCTGAGGATATCAAAAAATTTCGAGAAAAATTAGAAAATAATAAAGGAGAAATAATAAACTAA
- a CDS encoding DUF7000 family protein, with product MKKLNHYVSIYKEQLEKGDIQEAYVGLVKYVTKLGTYLSKNLSESYSFGNLFQGYMDYTYFYYTNDFLKQRKLKMGLVLNHSKMQFEVWLLGQTIPIQEKYWDYFKTTQWNKNRTSRPQYSILEAVLIANPDFNDLDKLSKQIEDKLVVITLEIIQDIKTSKLN from the coding sequence ATGAAAAAGCTAAACCATTATGTTTCTATATACAAAGAACAACTCGAAAAAGGTGACATTCAAGAAGCTTATGTTGGTCTAGTCAAGTATGTTACCAAACTAGGAACCTACCTATCCAAAAACTTATCGGAAAGTTATTCCTTTGGAAACCTATTTCAAGGCTATATGGATTATACTTATTTTTATTATACCAATGATTTTTTAAAACAGCGAAAACTAAAAATGGGCCTCGTACTAAACCATTCAAAAATGCAATTTGAAGTTTGGTTATTAGGGCAAACCATTCCTATTCAAGAAAAATATTGGGACTATTTTAAAACAACCCAATGGAATAAAAATAGAACTAGCAGACCTCAATATTCCATTTTGGAAGCGGTGTTAATTGCTAACCCTGACTTCAACGATTTGGATAAACTTTCAAAACAAATTGAAGATAAATTAGTAGTGATTACTCTTGAAATTATTCAAGACATCAAAACGAGTAAATTAAACTAA